The following are from one region of the Myxococcales bacterium genome:
- a CDS encoding PQQ-dependent sugar dehydrogenase — protein sequence MVRDNRKIAVFSVVMTCLSQSCGGGGANDGPSTTDGAGGGSAGSGPDRGGASGAPASSGGMAGTPGTAGAPGTGGAPGTAGAPGTAGTPGTAGTPGTAGTPGMAGMPGTAGMPGTGMGGAPPLSGLATRPKNESCLAPAPPGNDTQIDLVRVYAQLTTSMPVGLFQAPADAGHLWVIEKGGRILRFSANGNGSDAKVVGTVPVAAGGEGGLLGLAFHPDFLATGELFLSYTISRGGLFSEIARAQWNGTLIDIDNRKRVLEWPQPRNNHNGGWIGFGRDGFLYGTLGDGGVQNDGEDNAQDIEDLLGSVLRIDVDGVATYANPPDNPFVGKAGRDEIFAWGFRNPWRASFDRGTGELFVGDVGQGAREEVALVRKGENHGWPCKEGFRDNRTTAPGCNGGYTDPLHDYPQQDGRSVIGGYVYRGSALPSLKGDYLFGDHYSRQIRVLRRAKGWQKEVLVATTPLSRLAAFGEDNAGEIYAVDMDGALYKLSNTSESPQGNFPARLSQTGCMNSTDPSKPGPGLIPYEPSAALWSDGAAKERWLAIPDGTSMTVQPDGDFEFPNRSMLIKQFRRDGRLLETRFFMKHADGTWGGYTYRWNDEQTDALLLPSAGSVVVNARTWNIPSRDDCMVCHTAAAGRALGLEVGQLNHDFTYGSGGSSQVANQLETLARIGVLTGLPDSRPRYPSVEEAGASVPDRARAYLHSNCANCHRPGGTGRGNLDLRFSVPLAEMNVCKAPEFGDLDVAGARLVVPGAAQSSVLSLRMHTLGNARMPAIGSVIVDDKGTQVVDAWIAGLSSCP from the coding sequence ATGGTGCGAGACAACCGGAAGATTGCGGTTTTCAGCGTCGTGATGACGTGTTTATCGCAAAGCTGTGGGGGCGGAGGGGCCAATGACGGCCCGAGCACGACCGACGGGGCGGGCGGCGGCAGCGCCGGCAGCGGGCCTGACCGCGGGGGCGCTTCGGGGGCCCCCGCCTCCTCGGGGGGCATGGCCGGCACGCCGGGCACGGCAGGGGCACCCGGTACGGGAGGGGCACCGGGCACGGCAGGGGCACCCGGTACGGCCGGCACACCGGGCACGGCAGGGACGCCCGGCACCGCTGGCACACCGGGGATGGCCGGAATGCCGGGCACCGCTGGCATGCCGGGCACGGGCATGGGAGGCGCACCGCCCCTCTCGGGACTCGCCACGCGGCCCAAGAACGAAAGCTGCTTGGCCCCCGCGCCGCCGGGCAACGACACCCAAATTGATCTCGTGCGTGTGTACGCGCAGCTGACGACGTCGATGCCGGTGGGTCTGTTTCAAGCGCCGGCAGATGCGGGCCATCTGTGGGTGATCGAAAAGGGCGGCCGCATCCTTCGCTTCAGCGCCAACGGCAACGGCAGCGATGCGAAGGTGGTGGGCACCGTGCCGGTCGCTGCCGGCGGCGAGGGGGGCCTGTTGGGGCTCGCGTTCCACCCCGACTTCCTCGCCACGGGAGAGCTGTTCCTGAGCTACACGATTTCGCGTGGTGGCCTCTTCAGCGAGATCGCCCGCGCGCAGTGGAATGGCACTTTGATTGATATCGACAACCGCAAACGGGTGCTCGAGTGGCCTCAGCCGCGCAACAACCACAACGGCGGCTGGATAGGGTTCGGGCGCGACGGATTTCTTTACGGCACCCTGGGAGACGGCGGCGTTCAGAACGACGGTGAGGACAACGCCCAGGACATCGAAGACCTCCTGGGAAGCGTATTGCGCATCGACGTGGATGGTGTGGCCACCTACGCGAACCCGCCCGACAATCCCTTCGTGGGCAAAGCGGGGCGCGACGAGATCTTTGCCTGGGGCTTCCGCAACCCCTGGCGGGCCAGCTTCGATCGCGGCACTGGCGAGCTCTTCGTGGGGGATGTGGGGCAGGGCGCGCGCGAAGAGGTGGCCCTGGTGCGCAAGGGAGAAAACCACGGCTGGCCGTGCAAGGAAGGCTTTCGCGACAACCGCACCACCGCCCCCGGCTGCAACGGGGGCTACACCGACCCCCTCCACGATTATCCCCAACAAGACGGGCGCAGCGTGATCGGAGGGTACGTGTACCGCGGCAGCGCGCTGCCCTCACTCAAGGGCGACTACCTGTTTGGCGATCACTACAGCCGTCAGATCCGTGTGCTGCGCCGGGCGAAGGGGTGGCAAAAGGAGGTGCTGGTGGCCACGACGCCGCTGTCCCGTCTCGCCGCCTTCGGCGAAGACAACGCGGGCGAGATCTACGCGGTGGACATGGACGGCGCGCTTTACAAGCTCAGCAACACCTCCGAGAGCCCGCAGGGCAACTTCCCGGCGCGGCTCAGCCAAACCGGCTGCATGAACAGCACAGACCCATCGAAGCCCGGGCCCGGGCTGATTCCCTACGAGCCTTCGGCCGCGCTGTGGTCGGACGGGGCCGCCAAGGAGCGCTGGCTTGCGATTCCCGATGGCACATCGATGACGGTGCAGCCCGATGGCGACTTCGAGTTCCCGAACCGCAGCATGCTCATCAAGCAGTTTCGCCGCGATGGCCGCTTGCTCGAGACCCGCTTCTTCATGAAACACGCGGATGGCACGTGGGGCGGCTACACGTACCGCTGGAACGATGAACAAACGGATGCTCTCCTGCTGCCGAGCGCGGGCAGCGTGGTGGTGAACGCCCGCACCTGGAACATCCCCAGCCGGGACGATTGCATGGTCTGCCACACGGCTGCGGCAGGGCGCGCGCTGGGCCTGGAAGTGGGGCAGCTGAACCACGACTTCACCTACGGCAGCGGCGGCTCGTCGCAAGTGGCGAACCAACTCGAGACGCTCGCGCGGATCGGTGTGCTCACGGGGCTTCCCGATTCACGGCCGCGCTATCCCTCGGTGGAGGAGGCGGGCGCGTCCGTTCCCGATCGGGCCCGGGCGTACCTTCACAGCAACTGCGCCAACTGTCACCGCCCCGGAGGCACGGGCCGCGGCAACCTGGATCTGCGGTTCTCCGTTCCGCTCGCCGAGATGAACGTCTGCAAGGCGCCCGAGTTTGGCGATCTGGACGTGGCGGGCGCGCGGCTCGTCGTTCCCGGGGCCGCGCAAAGCTCGGTCCTGTCCCTGCGTATGCACACCCTGGGCAACGCCCGCATGCCCGCCATCGGCTCGGTCATCGTGGACGACAAGGGCACCCAGGTGGTCGACGCCTGGATTGCCGGTTTGTCGAGCTGCCCGTAG
- a CDS encoding response regulator transcription factor — protein sequence MDFSAITSAASSSLKPSSRLTGRRVLVVEDEPDLRELLTYNLQTAGYEVRAAESGELGLELYESFEPHVILLDLMLTDLQGTEVCRRIRAQKREVQPAIIMLTAKGDEIDRVVGFEVGADDYVVKPFSMRELLLRVNAMFRGARLPTGSHPSVDGSLPAPVLGQGQGNEEGRVRRKLVVGTLEVDVDGHHAFVEGVEIHVSILEMRLLIYLMESRGRVRSREELLSDVWGYKPGVSTRTVDTHVKRLRDKLASAGKLIETVRGMGYRFAEVPRTETM from the coding sequence ATGGACTTTTCGGCCATTACCTCCGCGGCTTCTTCCTCTCTGAAGCCCTCGTCTCGCCTCACGGGGCGCCGCGTGCTCGTGGTCGAGGACGAACCCGACCTGCGCGAGCTTCTGACCTACAACCTGCAGACCGCAGGCTACGAGGTGCGGGCGGCCGAAAGCGGTGAGCTAGGCCTGGAACTCTACGAGAGCTTCGAGCCGCACGTGATCCTGCTTGACCTCATGCTCACCGACCTTCAGGGCACGGAGGTGTGTCGTCGCATTCGCGCGCAAAAGCGCGAGGTGCAACCCGCCATCATCATGCTCACCGCCAAGGGCGACGAGATCGACCGTGTGGTGGGCTTCGAGGTCGGGGCGGACGACTACGTGGTCAAACCCTTCTCGATGCGCGAGCTGCTTTTGCGCGTCAACGCGATGTTCCGGGGCGCACGTTTGCCCACAGGCTCGCACCCTTCCGTCGACGGCAGCCTTCCGGCTCCGGTCCTGGGTCAGGGGCAAGGGAACGAAGAGGGCCGCGTGCGGCGCAAGCTGGTGGTGGGCACGCTGGAGGTGGACGTCGATGGACACCACGCCTTCGTCGAGGGTGTGGAGATTCACGTGAGCATCCTCGAGATGCGGCTTTTGATTTATCTGATGGAGTCACGCGGCCGCGTGCGCTCGCGAGAAGAGCTGCTTTCCGATGTCTGGGGCTACAAGCCCGGTGTGTCTACACGCACCGTAGACACCCACGTCAAGCGGCTGCGCGACAAGCTCGCAAGCGCCGGCAAACTGATCGAGACCGTGCGCGGCATGGGGTATCGGTTCGCCGAAGTGCCCCGCACCGAAACCATGTAG
- a CDS encoding tetratricopeptide repeat protein has protein sequence MRSATARLKERIDVMDKRYAEANMAMDRMRQVLDEATALLSRNSADLGTQVERQGQELNQLHGKLEELRYLLEQLQTAGGRVDERLSLLEQNQQKIVDKVAPAMPDDKDALWAGAQEKLKAADRAEARRYLREFVKRFPQDPRGAAAYILVGKSFAEEGKHTQAAAEFQKVLEAYPKSSEIPEAMFQLGLAFVELKFCGDAEAIFLDLAKRYRRSPRAQDAREQAKSLKSLEKDKSRCTS, from the coding sequence ATGCGCTCCGCGACGGCGCGGCTCAAGGAGCGCATCGACGTCATGGACAAGCGCTACGCCGAAGCCAACATGGCCATGGATCGCATGCGTCAAGTCCTCGACGAGGCCACGGCCCTGCTTTCGCGCAACTCGGCGGACCTGGGCACGCAGGTCGAGCGCCAGGGGCAGGAGCTCAACCAACTGCACGGCAAGCTCGAAGAGCTCCGGTACTTGCTCGAACAGCTTCAGACCGCGGGGGGGCGCGTGGACGAGCGGCTTTCGCTGCTGGAGCAGAACCAGCAGAAGATCGTCGACAAGGTGGCTCCCGCGATGCCCGACGACAAGGACGCCCTGTGGGCAGGGGCCCAGGAGAAGCTGAAGGCGGCTGACCGGGCCGAGGCCCGCCGCTACCTGCGCGAGTTCGTCAAGCGATTCCCCCAGGACCCGCGGGGAGCCGCGGCCTACATCTTGGTGGGCAAGAGCTTCGCGGAAGAGGGCAAACACACCCAGGCTGCCGCCGAGTTCCAAAAGGTGTTGGAGGCCTACCCGAAGTCCTCCGAGATTCCCGAGGCGATGTTCCAACTGGGCTTGGCCTTCGTCGAGCTGAAGTTCTGTGGCGACGCGGAAGCCATTTTCCTCGATTTGGCCAAGCGCTACCGGCGCTCGCCGCGGGCACAAGACGCCCGCGAGCAAGCCAAGTCCTTGAAGAGCCTCGAAAAAGACAAGTCGCGCTGCACGAGCTGA
- a CDS encoding OmpA family protein, translated as MRNSSAQLTLGLLVTAVVLTVSTMTGCKPDYPNCDTDKDCKESEFCIERKCQQCRSANDCQPGFECNEGKCDAIEGYCTDKAQCPTGQECIANRCRACADDGECPSGLICLEGQCGQPQCASDDDCPQDKDCVKGRCVAMSTGANAGPPCPLSPVYFAFDDAGLSNEASNALAQNAQCLKKADRPVSLVGHADPRGTDEYNLALSDRRARSVKDYLERLGIAGGRLRPLPRGSLDATGSNEAGWSRDRRVDLEWQ; from the coding sequence ATGCGAAACTCTTCTGCACAGCTGACGCTCGGCCTTCTCGTGACCGCCGTGGTCTTGACCGTCTCGACCATGACCGGTTGTAAACCCGACTACCCGAACTGCGACACCGATAAGGACTGCAAAGAAAGCGAGTTCTGCATCGAGCGCAAATGCCAGCAGTGCCGCAGCGCCAACGACTGCCAGCCAGGTTTCGAGTGTAACGAAGGCAAGTGCGATGCCATCGAGGGTTACTGCACCGACAAGGCGCAGTGCCCCACGGGTCAAGAGTGCATCGCGAACCGCTGCCGCGCCTGCGCCGACGATGGCGAGTGTCCGTCGGGCCTCATCTGCCTCGAAGGGCAGTGTGGGCAACCGCAATGCGCCTCCGACGACGATTGCCCCCAGGACAAGGACTGCGTGAAAGGTCGCTGTGTGGCCATGTCGACCGGCGCCAACGCGGGTCCGCCTTGTCCGCTCAGCCCTGTTTACTTCGCATTCGACGACGCCGGCCTTTCCAACGAGGCCAGCAACGCTCTGGCTCAAAACGCCCAGTGCCTGAAGAAGGCGGACCGCCCCGTGAGCCTCGTCGGCCATGCCGATCCTCGCGGCACGGACGAGTACAACTTGGCTCTGTCCGACCGCCGCGCGCGCTCCGTGAAGGACTACCTCGAGCGTCTCGGCATCGCCGGTGGCCGGCTCCGGCCCCTGCCACGTGGCTCGCTCGACGCCACCGGGAGCAATGAAGCAGGTTGGTCGCGCGACCGCCGCGTCGACCTCGAATGGCAGTGA
- a CDS encoding DedA family protein, with the protein MDWFLAHLTSLSSGSVYLTLGGILLLCGLGLPIPEDISLISAGYLAHLGLVDVHRVFLLCFAAVLLGDLLAFSMGRWFGQAVLRWKRTQKHFSPRKQRRVRAYFRKFGSKVIFIARFLPGLRFSIFFSAGCLRVRPSTFLIYDGLAALVSVPVLVYLAYAFGDHIDHVIAWSRRSEYGILAVFLVVTVVVLVKIAKQRRAERRGCAALEKAASLASPPHAPKRSANEQA; encoded by the coding sequence ATGGATTGGTTTCTGGCCCACCTGACTTCGCTGTCCTCCGGTTCGGTTTACCTCACGTTGGGCGGAATCCTTCTGCTCTGCGGCCTGGGGCTTCCGATCCCGGAGGACATCTCGCTCATCTCCGCTGGCTACCTCGCCCACCTGGGCCTGGTGGACGTGCATCGTGTGTTCCTGCTGTGTTTCGCGGCGGTGCTTCTTGGCGACCTGCTCGCCTTCAGCATGGGCCGCTGGTTCGGTCAGGCGGTGCTGCGCTGGAAGCGGACCCAGAAACACTTCAGCCCCCGCAAGCAGCGCCGCGTGAGGGCCTACTTCCGCAAGTTCGGGAGCAAGGTGATCTTCATCGCGCGGTTTTTGCCAGGGCTACGTTTTTCGATCTTCTTTTCGGCCGGGTGTTTGCGCGTCCGGCCCTCGACCTTTCTCATCTACGACGGACTCGCGGCCCTGGTGTCGGTGCCCGTGCTGGTGTACCTCGCCTACGCCTTCGGTGACCACATCGACCACGTCATCGCGTGGTCCCGTCGTTCGGAGTACGGCATCCTGGCGGTCTTTCTGGTGGTGACGGTGGTGGTCCTGGTCAAGATTGCGAAGCAACGGCGCGCCGAACGACGCGGCTGTGCGGCGCTCGAGAAGGCCGCCAGCTTGGCATCGCCCCCCCACGCACCGAAGCGCTCGGCCAACGAGCAAGCGTAA
- a CDS encoding DUF4159 domain-containing protein, with protein sequence MSDAPSPAHPMTGASLPRRRFLGGVSGLAAGAGMGLVSQRARGAGRQARFRLVRLQLPGLPDPRPTALKRWSWELEARTSLEPASEPAALRPLDPELFHAPLLVLSGDQAFTPPSDAEVTRLRRFLTFGGFLFVDSAEGRAGGGFDGSVRKLLARLLPTDLPERVPEDHVLWRTFYNLHAPAGRIMAAPYVEAVTRDKRIVVLYSQNDLCGALARDGFGRYEHEVIPGGETQREHALRFAVNLTMYALCLDYKEEQAHIEFILRTRRSRF encoded by the coding sequence GTGAGTGACGCGCCCTCGCCTGCCCACCCCATGACGGGCGCGTCCCTGCCGCGCCGGCGTTTCCTCGGGGGGGTCTCGGGGCTGGCGGCCGGGGCCGGCATGGGCCTTGTCTCACAACGCGCCCGGGGGGCGGGACGGCAGGCGCGCTTTCGCTTGGTGCGGCTGCAGCTGCCGGGGCTTCCCGATCCGCGACCCACGGCGCTCAAACGCTGGTCCTGGGAGCTCGAGGCCCGTACCAGCTTGGAGCCCGCGAGCGAGCCCGCGGCGCTGCGCCCCCTGGATCCCGAGCTCTTCCACGCCCCGCTCTTGGTCTTGAGTGGCGACCAAGCGTTCACGCCGCCGTCCGACGCGGAGGTGACCCGGCTTCGCAGGTTCCTCACCTTCGGCGGGTTTCTCTTCGTGGATTCGGCCGAGGGGCGCGCCGGGGGCGGCTTCGACGGGTCCGTTCGCAAGCTGCTCGCGCGGCTCTTGCCCACCGACTTACCGGAGCGCGTGCCCGAAGACCACGTCCTGTGGCGCACGTTCTACAACTTGCACGCGCCCGCCGGCCGCATCATGGCGGCGCCCTATGTGGAAGCCGTCACCCGCGACAAGCGGATCGTGGTGCTCTACAGCCAAAACGATCTGTGTGGTGCGCTCGCGCGGGACGGCTTCGGGCGCTACGAACACGAGGTGATCCCGGGAGGGGAAACGCAAAGAGAGCATGCCCTGCGTTTTGCAGTCAACCTCACCATGTACGCCCTGTGCCTCGACTACAAGGAAGAGCAGGCTCACATCGAGTTCATCCTGCGCACCCGAAGGTCCCGTTTCTAG
- a CDS encoding glutamine amidotransferase: MRVPTFEDWRVALGGHLSLSLVWVLCAVALLAFVVSALSLWRGPRKDKRWWLLGLRGAAILACLIVALEPTLELRKITRVPNHVVLLADVSRSMTVSPPKGGGSRHDRMVKAFAEAEGLFDTWRANGHRIDLYAFGETLAPATLDSLARPPTADATRLGEALTELQGRYAGRDLGGLIVVSDGVDTGRLGKGPLDADTAAAIQALGVPVHTVWMGENSIKDLSIATVLADDFAFVRTPIKLEAIVRHAGLGGRKVEVTLTRDGRLLDARTVELTADHAETRVSFPFTPQQPGNFVFEIATPVLQGEALAENNHQVFTLKVIRDRIRVLHVAGRPSWDQRFVRSLLRLNPNVDLVSFFILRTDRDERPFDERREMSLIPFPHREVFFEQLDSFDLLIFQNFNYGPYKVGPFLPGVRDYVSNGGALAMIGGDLSFASGQYARSALADVLPVELEGVPLSGDAAFDPEPFKPKVTNEGQSHPVTSLSLDPRGNEKRWASLPALEGTNRVTRVRPGASVLMEHPRLKTLEGGAAPVLAVTDAGKGRTLALLTDSAWRWGFVDAGNKGDGRAFQTFWENAIRWLVRDPALTLLRLELDKAEYRKGQPIAARVRTLHADYTRAGGIKVSVQLRPANQPPDEAPLAGFEVTTNGDGEANLDFDALESGAYRLRAEATLDGRALAEEKTLLVRPEGRELEDVLARKTVLQELSQRTGGQFVEGRVAPFALKPLREERLGRQRAIELWANPALLALAVGLLSLEWALRRRLGHR; this comes from the coding sequence ATGAGAGTGCCCACGTTCGAGGACTGGCGCGTGGCGCTGGGCGGGCATCTCAGCCTTTCGCTCGTATGGGTTCTGTGTGCGGTGGCACTGTTGGCGTTCGTGGTGTCGGCGCTGTCTTTGTGGCGGGGCCCTCGCAAAGACAAGCGCTGGTGGCTGCTGGGGCTGCGGGGGGCCGCGATTTTGGCTTGTCTCATCGTGGCCCTCGAGCCCACGCTCGAGCTACGCAAGATCACCCGTGTGCCCAACCACGTCGTGCTGCTCGCAGACGTGTCACGATCGATGACGGTGAGCCCTCCGAAAGGGGGGGGCAGTCGACATGACCGAATGGTGAAGGCCTTTGCCGAGGCCGAGGGCCTCTTCGACACCTGGCGGGCAAACGGGCACCGCATCGATCTCTATGCGTTCGGTGAGACCCTTGCGCCGGCCACCCTGGACAGCCTGGCCCGCCCCCCCACGGCAGACGCCACGCGGCTCGGTGAAGCGCTCACGGAGCTGCAGGGGCGCTATGCGGGGCGGGATCTGGGCGGCCTCATCGTGGTGTCGGACGGGGTCGACACGGGACGGCTCGGCAAGGGCCCGCTCGATGCGGACACCGCCGCCGCGATCCAGGCCCTGGGCGTTCCGGTGCACACCGTGTGGATGGGTGAAAATTCCATCAAGGACCTCTCGATCGCCACGGTGCTCGCCGACGACTTTGCGTTCGTGCGCACCCCCATCAAGCTCGAGGCCATCGTCCGGCACGCCGGGTTGGGCGGCCGCAAGGTCGAGGTGACCCTCACGCGGGATGGCCGGCTCTTGGACGCGCGCACGGTGGAGCTGACGGCCGATCACGCCGAGACGCGCGTGAGCTTTCCCTTCACACCCCAGCAGCCCGGCAACTTCGTCTTCGAGATCGCCACGCCGGTTCTGCAGGGCGAAGCCCTGGCCGAAAACAACCACCAGGTGTTCACGCTGAAGGTGATCCGAGACCGCATCCGCGTTTTGCACGTGGCCGGGCGCCCCTCGTGGGATCAGCGCTTCGTACGATCTTTGCTTCGCCTCAACCCCAACGTGGATCTGGTCTCGTTCTTCATCTTGCGAACGGATCGCGACGAGCGCCCCTTCGACGAGCGGCGGGAGATGTCGCTCATTCCCTTCCCTCACCGCGAGGTGTTCTTCGAACAGCTCGATTCCTTCGATCTGCTCATTTTCCAGAACTTCAACTATGGTCCCTACAAGGTCGGGCCCTTTTTGCCAGGCGTGCGGGACTACGTCTCGAATGGCGGGGCGCTGGCGATGATCGGGGGCGATCTCTCCTTCGCCAGCGGCCAGTACGCCCGCAGCGCATTGGCCGACGTGCTGCCGGTGGAGCTCGAAGGGGTGCCGCTCAGCGGAGACGCTGCGTTCGACCCGGAGCCCTTCAAGCCGAAGGTGACCAATGAAGGACAAAGCCACCCGGTGACATCGCTCAGCCTGGATCCACGGGGCAACGAAAAACGCTGGGCAAGCTTGCCGGCGCTCGAGGGCACGAACCGCGTGACCCGGGTGCGCCCCGGGGCCAGCGTGCTCATGGAGCATCCACGCCTCAAGACGCTCGAAGGGGGCGCGGCGCCGGTGTTGGCGGTGACGGACGCGGGCAAGGGGCGCACGCTTGCGCTGCTCACCGATTCGGCATGGAGGTGGGGGTTCGTCGATGCCGGCAACAAGGGCGATGGGCGGGCGTTCCAGACCTTCTGGGAGAACGCCATCCGCTGGTTGGTGCGGGATCCCGCGCTCACGCTGCTGCGGCTCGAGCTTGACAAGGCCGAGTACCGCAAGGGCCAGCCGATCGCCGCCCGTGTGCGCACGTTGCATGCCGACTACACACGGGCCGGAGGCATCAAGGTCAGCGTGCAGCTCCGCCCCGCCAATCAACCTCCCGACGAGGCCCCCCTCGCCGGCTTCGAGGTCACCACGAACGGAGACGGTGAGGCGAACCTCGACTTCGACGCGCTCGAGTCCGGTGCGTACCGTTTGCGCGCGGAGGCCACGCTCGACGGAAGGGCCCTCGCAGAGGAAAAGACGCTGCTGGTGCGGCCCGAGGGCCGCGAGCTCGAAGACGTGCTGGCCCGCAAGACCGTGCTGCAGGAGCTCTCGCAACGAACGGGTGGGCAGTTCGTGGAAGGCCGCGTGGCCCCCTTTGCGCTCAAGCCTCTGCGGGAGGAGCGGCTGGGCCGACAAAGGGCGATCGAGCTGTGGGCCAACCCCGCGCTCTTGGCCCTGGCCGTGGGTCTTTTGTCCCTCGAGTGGGCCTTGCGGCGGCGGCTCGGCCACCGGTGA
- a CDS encoding peptidylprolyl isomerase encodes MRYAMALLALPLCFGACKKAGAPEPPPLPQNPTPEAPQPPAAPSPEPTGSLSPDKLTETAPDKFTAVFETSAGTFEVEVDRSLAPKGADRFFNLVKHGFYDETRFFRVVPNFIVQWGLSGDPALNSTWREARIEDDPGKTTNARGTLVFATAGPNTRTTQLFINLKDNAFLDSMGFAPFGRVTKGMDVVEKITSEYGESPNQTQIQTQGNAYLVQAFPKLDYIKKASIQE; translated from the coding sequence ATGCGATACGCCATGGCTCTGCTAGCCCTGCCCCTTTGCTTCGGCGCTTGCAAGAAGGCGGGAGCGCCCGAACCTCCCCCCTTGCCTCAAAACCCAACTCCGGAGGCCCCCCAACCTCCGGCGGCGCCGTCCCCGGAGCCCACGGGCTCGCTGTCTCCGGATAAACTGACCGAGACCGCCCCCGACAAGTTCACGGCAGTGTTCGAGACCAGCGCGGGCACCTTCGAGGTGGAGGTCGACCGCAGCTTGGCGCCGAAGGGCGCCGACCGCTTCTTCAATCTGGTGAAGCACGGCTTTTACGATGAGACCCGCTTCTTTCGCGTGGTGCCGAACTTCATCGTGCAGTGGGGCCTCAGCGGGGATCCGGCCCTCAACAGCACCTGGCGCGAGGCGCGCATCGAAGACGATCCCGGCAAAACGACGAACGCACGGGGCACCCTCGTCTTCGCCACCGCGGGGCCCAACACCCGCACGACCCAGCTGTTCATCAACCTGAAGGACAACGCCTTCCTCGACAGCATGGGCTTCGCGCCCTTCGGGCGCGTGACGAAGGGCATGGACGTGGTCGAGAAGATTACGTCCGAGTACGGCGAGTCCCCGAACCAAACGCAGATCCAGACGCAGGGCAACGCCTACTTGGTCCAGGCCTTCCCGAAGCTCGACTACATCAAAAAAGCCAGCATCCAGGAGTAG
- a CDS encoding TrkA family potassium uptake protein, with product MIKQALVVGLGQFGMSLARALATRGVEVLAVDLREERLRVAASFADETAAFDATDADALARTSPERRDVCVCAIGDEAKEASIICTALLRQMGAERVIARANDDVHARILRLVGAHEVVNPEREFGERFATRMVYDRVIGELPLGDDLLVTELRPPEAFVGRSLKDLQLPAKYAITVVAVRYKGKEMVLAPDPLRPLEAEDVLLVVSKEGAVGKVMKRDRD from the coding sequence ATGATCAAGCAAGCACTGGTGGTGGGTCTCGGGCAATTCGGCATGTCTTTGGCGCGCGCGCTGGCCACGCGGGGCGTGGAGGTCCTGGCCGTGGACCTGCGCGAAGAGCGTCTGCGGGTGGCGGCAAGCTTCGCCGACGAGACCGCCGCCTTCGACGCCACGGACGCCGACGCGCTGGCGCGAACCTCACCGGAGCGACGAGACGTGTGCGTATGTGCCATTGGCGACGAAGCCAAGGAGGCCTCGATCATCTGCACGGCGCTGCTGCGGCAGATGGGGGCTGAGCGGGTCATCGCCCGGGCGAATGACGACGTGCACGCTCGCATTTTGCGCCTGGTGGGGGCCCACGAGGTGGTCAATCCCGAGCGCGAGTTTGGTGAGCGATTCGCCACACGCATGGTCTACGATCGGGTCATTGGCGAACTGCCCCTTGGCGATGACCTGCTCGTCACGGAGCTGCGCCCGCCGGAGGCCTTCGTGGGCCGTTCGCTCAAGGATCTACAACTTCCCGCCAAGTACGCGATCACCGTGGTGGCGGTTCGTTACAAAGGCAAAGAGATGGTGCTGGCACCCGATCCCCTCCGCCCACTCGAAGCCGAAGACGTTTTGCTCGTGGTCTCGAAAGAGGGGGCCGTGGGCAAGGTCATGAAGAGGGACAGGGATTAG
- the tpx gene encoding thiol peroxidase, giving the protein MAKVTFKGNPAQTSGDLPGVGSAAPALSLVSRALEEVTLDAYQGKKKILNIVPSLDTGVCATSTRTFNQKAAGRDDTVVLVISKDLPFAQKRFCEAEGINNVVSLSAFRSGFAKDWGVELLDTPLKGLTARAVVVLDASNKVLYTELVPEITQEPNYDGALAALG; this is encoded by the coding sequence ATGGCTAAAGTGACGTTCAAGGGGAACCCGGCGCAGACGTCCGGGGACCTTCCCGGGGTGGGGTCTGCCGCGCCGGCGCTTTCCCTCGTCAGCCGCGCGCTCGAAGAGGTCACCCTCGACGCGTACCAGGGCAAAAAGAAGATCCTGAACATCGTTCCCAGCCTCGACACGGGCGTGTGTGCCACGTCGACCCGCACCTTCAATCAGAAGGCGGCAGGGCGCGACGACACCGTGGTGCTGGTGATCTCGAAGGACCTGCCGTTTGCACAGAAGCGCTTTTGCGAGGCCGAAGGCATCAACAACGTGGTGAGCCTCTCGGCCTTCCGTAGCGGCTTTGCCAAGGATTGGGGCGTGGAGCTTCTGGACACACCCCTCAAGGGTCTGACGGCACGCGCCGTGGTGGTGCTGGACGCCAGCAACAAGGTGCTCTACACCGAGTTGGTTCCCGAGATCACGCAAGAGCCGAACTACGACGGTGCCCTGGCCGCGCTCGGCTAA